From one Misgurnus anguillicaudatus chromosome 2, ASM2758022v2, whole genome shotgun sequence genomic stretch:
- the LOC129429110 gene encoding uncharacterized protein codes for MDPFILAKLHFFMSVSRSFQPFLTKYQTDAPIIPFLGRDLGDLIRSLLGRFIKRDVQVDVSPVKLVKIDVTDQKLWVTPKQVDIGMGATAALKVIRLPNNFKSSSSVRPEERNSWPSVHWMENRELTASCIRP; via the exons ATGGATCCATTCATCTTGGCAAAGTTGCACTTCttcatgagtgtctcaagaagTTTCCAGCCATTTCTCACCAAGTACCAGACAGATGCCCCGATTATTCCCTTCCTCGGCAGAGATTTGGGGGATCTAATTAGG AGCCTTCTCGGACGCTTCATAAAGCGAGACGTCCAGGTTGATGTTTCCCCTGTAAAGCTGGTCAAGATTGATGTTACAGACCAAAAGCTTTGGGTCACTCCAAAGCAAGTGGACATCGGCATGGGAGCCACAGCTGCCCTCAAG GTGATAAGATTGCCCAACAATTTCAAAAGTTCCTCTTCAGTGAGGCCAGAGGAGAGGAATTCATGGCCTTCAGTGCATTGGATGGAAAATCGCGAGTTGACAGCTTCCTGCATAAGGCCATGA